The following coding sequences are from one Halomonas sp. HAL1 window:
- the rsgA gene encoding small ribosomal subunit biogenesis GTPase RsgA, with product MSKRKLSRQQQWRVEKVQAERAQRAEKRDVQDAEKLAAGEYGAEQPGRVVAHFGRTLEVRNSDNEPVRCHLRANLDGLVTGDRVIWRAGQEGSGVVVAREERDSVLKRPDARGLLKPVAANIDQLLIVFAVEPAPHANLIDRYLVAAEATGIAPVLVLNKTDLLPEDGGELGKLLERYRDLGYPVVRTTTATDTGLDELRSQLEGRTSVFVGQSGVGKSSLIDLLLPDENLRIGALSEDSRKGTHTTTTARLYTMSRADVADGDVIDSPGIREFGLVHLNEQEVTDGFIEFHDYIGYCRFRDCRHRNEPGCALLAAVEAGKIHPARFASYRRILDSLEG from the coding sequence ATGAGCAAACGTAAATTAAGTCGCCAGCAGCAGTGGCGAGTCGAGAAAGTCCAGGCGGAACGTGCCCAGCGTGCTGAAAAGCGTGATGTGCAAGACGCTGAAAAACTCGCCGCTGGCGAATACGGCGCCGAACAGCCGGGCCGCGTCGTTGCTCACTTTGGACGCACCCTAGAGGTGCGCAATAGCGATAATGAACCGGTGCGCTGTCACTTACGCGCCAACCTGGATGGTCTGGTTACCGGCGACCGCGTGATATGGCGCGCCGGGCAAGAAGGCTCTGGCGTGGTGGTGGCCAGGGAAGAGCGCGACAGCGTGCTGAAGCGCCCCGATGCTCGCGGCCTGCTCAAACCGGTGGCCGCCAATATTGATCAGCTGTTGATCGTGTTTGCGGTAGAGCCTGCACCTCACGCCAACCTTATTGACCGCTATTTGGTCGCCGCCGAAGCTACCGGCATTGCGCCAGTATTGGTACTCAATAAAACCGACTTGCTACCAGAAGATGGCGGCGAACTCGGTAAACTGCTGGAGCGCTATCGCGATTTGGGCTATCCCGTCGTGCGTACTACCACTGCTACAGACACCGGGCTGGATGAGCTGCGCAGCCAGCTTGAAGGGCGCACTTCTGTCTTCGTTGGTCAAAGTGGCGTGGGCAAATCCTCGCTAATCGACCTGCTGCTACCGGATGAAAACCTGCGTATTGGCGCGCTCTCGGAAGACTCCCGTAAGGGTACTCATACAACGACCACAGCACGCCTCTATACCATGAGCCGAGCTGACGTGGCCGATGGCGATGTCATCGACTCACCGGGTATTCGCGAGTTTGGCTTGGTGCACCTCAACGAGCAGGAAGTCACCGACGGTTTCATTGAGTTTCACGACTATATTGGCTACTGCCGTTTCCGTGATTGTCGTCACCGTAATGAGCCCGGTTGCGCTTTACTCGCAGCGGTCGAGGCAGGCAAGATTCATCCAGCACGCTTTGCCAGCTATCGACGGATTCTTGATAGTTTGGAGGGCTAA
- the queG gene encoding tRNA epoxyqueuosine(34) reductase QueG, which translates to MSNSTAFARSDSAMTDQKLARLADLIKTWGRELGFQQVGITDTELSAHESHLDAWLENDYHGEMGFMAKHGSKRTRPAELEPGTQRIISVRMDYLPAEVESTKVLGQPNRAYVSRYALGRDYHKLMRKRLAQLAKKIEQEVGEFGYRAFVDSAPVMERALAQKAGLGWFGKNAMLLNPKAGSLFFLGELYTDLPLPIDAPFEQEHCGSCSACRTACPTGAIVDDKVVDSRKCISYLTIELHGAIPVEFRRAMGNRIYGCDDCQLVCPFTRFTRMTQEDDFAPRHDLDRATLISLFAWGEAEFLDKTAGSPIRRIGYERWLRNIAVGLGNAPWSEAVEAALWARRAYPSELVREHVAWALEEQHLKRGRRIATDMS; encoded by the coding sequence ATGTCTAATTCCACTGCCTTTGCACGTTCTGATAGTGCAATGACTGACCAGAAACTTGCTCGCCTTGCCGACCTGATTAAAACCTGGGGGCGAGAGCTGGGCTTTCAGCAAGTCGGCATTACTGACACTGAATTGTCGGCCCATGAAAGCCATCTCGACGCGTGGCTGGAAAATGACTACCACGGCGAGATGGGCTTTATGGCCAAGCATGGCAGCAAGCGCACTCGCCCCGCAGAGCTTGAACCCGGCACTCAGCGCATTATCAGCGTGCGCATGGATTATCTGCCCGCTGAAGTGGAAAGCACCAAGGTACTGGGCCAGCCCAACCGCGCCTATGTATCGCGTTACGCCCTAGGGCGCGATTATCACAAGCTAATGCGTAAACGGTTAGCCCAATTAGCAAAAAAGATTGAGCAAGAAGTAGGCGAATTTGGTTACCGCGCGTTTGTCGACTCAGCACCGGTAATGGAGCGCGCGCTGGCCCAAAAAGCCGGGCTTGGCTGGTTCGGCAAAAATGCCATGCTGCTTAACCCCAAAGCGGGCTCACTGTTTTTTCTGGGCGAACTCTATACTGATCTTCCCCTACCTATTGATGCGCCATTTGAGCAAGAGCACTGCGGCAGCTGCAGCGCTTGCCGCACCGCCTGCCCCACCGGCGCTATTGTTGACGATAAGGTGGTCGACTCGCGCAAGTGCATTTCGTATCTCACTATCGAACTACACGGCGCCATACCGGTTGAGTTTCGCCGCGCCATGGGCAACCGTATTTACGGCTGTGACGATTGCCAACTGGTATGCCCTTTTACCCGCTTTACCCGCATGACCCAGGAAGATGACTTTGCGCCGCGCCATGATTTAGATCGCGCTACGCTAATCAGCCTGTTTGCTTGGGGCGAGGCGGAGTTCCTGGATAAAACCGCTGGCAGCCCTATTCGGCGCATTGGCTACGAGCGCTGGCTGCGCAATATCGCCGTAGGCCTAGGAAACGCCCCTTGGAGCGAGGCCGTGGAAGCCGCGCTATGGGCGCGCCGAGCCTACCCAAGCGAACTGGTGCGTGAACACGTCGCCTGGGCGCTTGAGGAACAGCACCTCAAGCGCGGCAGGCGCATTGCCACCGATATGTCTTAA
- the orn gene encoding oligoribonuclease gives MSNETTDSAAPRNDLLVWIDLEMTGLDPNKERIIEVATLITDADLNVVAEGPVIAVKQPDSLLAQMDDWNQKTHGESGLVARVKASQVETAEAEQQTLAFLQQYAVAGSSPMCGNSIHQDRRFLEREMPALLNFFHYRNLDVSTIKEVAKRWNPGALAGFSKQNVHLAMDDIKESIAELAHYRNTFLRVEQRSDEEE, from the coding sequence ATGAGCAACGAAACGACGGATTCAGCGGCGCCACGCAATGATCTGCTGGTATGGATTGACCTAGAGATGACCGGTTTAGATCCAAATAAAGAGCGCATCATTGAAGTAGCCACACTCATTACTGATGCTGATCTGAATGTGGTAGCGGAAGGGCCGGTCATTGCGGTAAAACAGCCCGATAGCCTGCTGGCGCAGATGGACGATTGGAACCAGAAAACCCACGGCGAGTCGGGATTAGTCGCCCGGGTGAAAGCAAGCCAAGTGGAAACTGCCGAAGCTGAGCAGCAAACGCTGGCGTTTCTGCAGCAGTACGCAGTGGCCGGATCGTCACCCATGTGTGGCAACAGCATCCACCAGGATCGGCGTTTTCTTGAGCGTGAAATGCCTGCGCTGCTCAACTTTTTCCACTACCGCAATCTTGATGTGTCTACCATAAAAGAAGTGGCCAAACGCTGGAATCCAGGCGCCTTGGCGGGCTTTAGTAAACAGAATGTTCACCTGGCGATGGATGATATTAAAGAGTCGATTGCTGAACTGGCTCACTACCGTAATACGTTTTTGCGCGTTGAGCAGCGCAGCGACGAAGAAGAGTAA
- a CDS encoding NAD(P)H-hydrate dehydratase → MLRPLYKAAQVRELDRRTIAGGIDGFALMQRAASSAWHSFRSRWPQARSLTVMCGSGNNGGDGHVLAALAMQSGLKVQRVTLKPLEELSGDAARAAQLATSAGVGCEEWEANTVLTGEVIIDALLGTGLTGEVEGRFRRAIEMINAAQRPVLAIDIPSGLVADTGAAPGLAVNAACTVTFIGDKIGLHTGDAPAYTGEIDFRPLGVKAQAYFDIPATAWRLDDSLLADAFAPRLRTSHKGSMGHVLVMGGAPGFGGAALLASQAAARMGAGKVSLATAPEHITASLVRCPEVMAHSVRGGAEAAELPAMADVVVVGPGLGQAAWGQAVLQSALQSDAPLVVDADGLNLLARQWPDVRRDNWILTPHPGEAARLLGCSVADIQADRPAAAQALQRARGGVVVLKGAGSLIAGPTGLVVCPYGNPGMASGGMGDVLSGMLGALMAQRGDVEFSAWLATMVHALAADRAAQQEGERGLLASDLASYARILINP, encoded by the coding sequence ATGCTACGCCCTCTATATAAAGCTGCCCAGGTGCGCGAGCTCGACCGGCGCACCATTGCCGGTGGTATCGATGGTTTTGCATTGATGCAGCGCGCCGCCTCAAGCGCTTGGCACAGCTTTCGTTCACGCTGGCCTCAGGCGCGCAGCTTAACCGTCATGTGTGGAAGTGGTAATAACGGGGGCGACGGCCATGTGCTGGCAGCGCTGGCCATGCAGTCTGGCCTCAAAGTACAGCGAGTGACGCTGAAGCCTCTTGAGGAGCTAAGCGGAGACGCAGCCCGCGCTGCACAATTGGCAACCTCCGCGGGCGTAGGTTGCGAAGAGTGGGAAGCCAACACTGTATTGACGGGCGAAGTCATTATTGATGCCTTGTTAGGTACCGGTTTGACGGGCGAGGTAGAGGGCAGGTTTCGGCGTGCCATCGAAATGATCAATGCTGCTCAGAGGCCGGTACTGGCAATTGATATTCCCTCGGGATTGGTTGCTGATACCGGCGCCGCGCCAGGGCTTGCCGTTAATGCTGCCTGCACGGTGACTTTTATCGGCGATAAGATCGGTTTGCATACTGGTGATGCACCCGCTTATACCGGTGAGATCGACTTTCGCCCGCTGGGTGTTAAAGCCCAGGCGTATTTTGATATTCCAGCCACCGCTTGGCGGCTGGATGATTCGCTCTTAGCGGATGCCTTTGCTCCCCGGCTGCGCACGAGCCATAAAGGGTCGATGGGGCATGTACTGGTGATGGGCGGCGCTCCCGGTTTTGGCGGTGCGGCGCTACTGGCCAGCCAGGCCGCTGCGCGGATGGGGGCGGGTAAGGTGAGCTTGGCGACGGCCCCTGAGCATATCACCGCGAGTTTGGTACGCTGCCCAGAAGTAATGGCTCACAGTGTGCGCGGTGGCGCTGAAGCGGCTGAGCTACCTGCGATGGCCGATGTGGTCGTGGTAGGTCCGGGGCTTGGTCAGGCGGCCTGGGGGCAGGCCGTGTTACAGAGTGCTCTGCAGTCAGACGCGCCGTTGGTAGTAGATGCTGATGGGCTGAATCTTTTAGCACGCCAGTGGCCAGATGTTCGGCGCGATAATTGGATATTAACGCCGCATCCTGGTGAAGCGGCGCGGCTATTGGGCTGTTCCGTGGCGGATATTCAGGCCGATCGACCCGCCGCTGCTCAGGCACTGCAGCGGGCACGTGGCGGCGTGGTGGTTTTGAAAGGCGCTGGTAGCTTGATTGCTGGCCCCACTGGTTTAGTGGTGTGCCCCTACGGGAATCCAGGCATGGCTAGCGGTGGCATGGGCGATGTGCTCAGTGGCATGCTGGGTGCATTGATGGCGCAGCGCGGAGATGTGGAGTTCAGTGCGTGGCTAGCCACGATGGTGCACGCGTTAGCGGCTGATCGAGCAGCACAACAAGAAGGCGAGCGTGGCCTGCTGGCGAGTGATCTGGCATCCTATGCGCGAATATTGATTAATCCGTGA
- the hfq gene encoding RNA chaperone Hfq — protein sequence MSKGQSLQDPYLNILRKERIPVSIFLVNGIKLQGQIESFDQFVILLRNTVSQMVYKHAISTVVPSRNVRLPAQDPAEQDAEI from the coding sequence ATGTCCAAAGGGCAGTCCCTTCAAGACCCGTACTTGAACATTCTGCGCAAAGAGCGCATTCCGGTCTCCATCTTTTTGGTCAACGGCATTAAGCTTCAGGGCCAGATCGAATCGTTTGACCAGTTTGTTATCTTGTTGCGCAATACCGTCAGTCAGATGGTTTATAAACACGCTATTTCTACGGTGGTTCCGTCTCGTAACGTACGCTTGCCTGCGCAAGACCCGGCAGAGCAAGACGCGGAGATTTAA
- the tsaE gene encoding tRNA (adenosine(37)-N6)-threonylcarbamoyltransferase complex ATPase subunit type 1 TsaE, protein MQVQLDNEEAQVAFGEALGLVLQGRGLIYLEGELGAGKTTLTRGVLRAYGHQGAVKSPTYTLIEPYELGSQRVYHLDLYRLSDPEELEFIGGRDVLADDVLCIIEWPSRGEGWLPTPDLRLVLTVAAQGRLASLTACSDLGSRILALLQRQVREASQVGETSEIREESKISDDQLENGVIQWK, encoded by the coding sequence ATGCAGGTGCAATTAGACAACGAAGAGGCTCAGGTCGCGTTTGGCGAAGCGCTAGGGCTGGTATTACAAGGTCGTGGGTTGATCTACCTGGAAGGTGAGTTAGGCGCCGGTAAGACCACGTTAACACGGGGTGTTCTACGGGCTTACGGCCATCAAGGGGCGGTGAAAAGCCCCACCTATACGCTGATAGAGCCCTACGAACTGGGTTCTCAGCGCGTGTATCATTTAGATCTGTATCGTTTGTCAGATCCAGAAGAGCTTGAGTTTATCGGCGGTCGCGATGTATTAGCCGACGATGTGCTGTGTATTATTGAGTGGCCCAGCCGCGGGGAAGGGTGGTTGCCAACGCCCGACCTTCGCCTTGTTTTGACAGTCGCTGCTCAAGGCCGTTTGGCCTCTTTAACGGCTTGCAGTGATTTGGGCTCGCGTATACTGGCATTGCTACAGCGCCAGGTCCGTGAAGCAAGCCAAGTCGGTGAAACAAGTGAGATCCGTGAAGAAAGTAAGATAAGCGACGATCAGTTGGAGAATGGTGTGATTCAATGGAAATGA
- the miaA gene encoding tRNA (adenosine(37)-N6)-dimethylallyltransferase MiaA, with product MADTRPWAIFLMGPTAAGKTDTAMALHERLGHELISVDSAMVYRGMDIGSAKPSAAELARAPHHLIDIRDPAEPYSAADFREDAIKLMRQISAAGRVPLLVGGTMLYYKRLIEGVANLPSADLIIRQQLETQWQYEGLESLHKRLAEVDAVSAQRIHPNDPQRLIRALEVYYASGRPMSELWAEQQPETFPWRVLSIALAPSDRALLHQRIAKRFELMMDEGLINEVTALKKRNDLHLGLPAMKSVGYRQVWEYLEGEYDYATLVERGIIATRQLAKRQLTWLRSWPSLEWVDSQRPDALDKVLKLVRESGA from the coding sequence ATGGCTGATACGCGCCCTTGGGCAATTTTTTTGATGGGCCCGACAGCGGCCGGGAAAACCGATACCGCGATGGCGTTGCATGAGCGCTTAGGGCATGAACTGATCAGCGTTGATTCAGCTATGGTGTATCGCGGTATGGATATTGGTAGCGCCAAACCTAGTGCCGCTGAACTTGCTCGTGCACCCCATCACCTGATTGATATCCGCGACCCGGCTGAGCCCTATTCAGCGGCTGACTTCCGTGAAGATGCGATAAAACTGATGCGACAAATCAGCGCGGCGGGCCGGGTTCCTCTGTTGGTCGGCGGTACCATGCTTTATTACAAGCGGCTGATAGAGGGTGTGGCCAATTTGCCTTCTGCTGATCTGATCATTCGCCAACAACTTGAAACGCAATGGCAATATGAGGGACTGGAGTCGCTGCATAAACGGTTGGCCGAGGTGGATGCAGTTTCTGCTCAGCGTATCCATCCCAATGATCCTCAGCGCTTAATACGTGCGCTAGAAGTATATTATGCCAGCGGACGGCCAATGAGTGAGTTATGGGCGGAGCAACAGCCTGAAACCTTTCCATGGCGCGTGTTGTCGATAGCGTTGGCGCCTAGTGATCGTGCCCTTTTGCATCAACGTATCGCTAAGCGCTTTGAACTAATGATGGATGAGGGCTTGATAAATGAAGTCACTGCCCTCAAAAAGCGTAATGACTTACATTTAGGCCTACCGGCGATGAAGAGTGTTGGTTATCGTCAAGTGTGGGAGTACCTGGAAGGTGAGTATGATTACGCCACGCTTGTTGAGCGGGGCATAATCGCGACTCGCCAGCTCGCAAAGCGTCAGCTAACGTGGTTAAGAAGCTGGCCATCGCTTGAATGGGTAGATTCGCAGCGCCCTGACGCGCTTGATAAGGTGTTGAAACTCGTGCGTGAAAGCGGTGCTTAG
- a CDS encoding N-acetylmuramoyl-L-alanine amidase: MEMKAAAARVLRLLAVSFFALVAVDVQASSVESMRLWAAPDHARLVFDLSAATNANVFSLQNPARLVIDLDDTQMDTDPSTLPLHDSAITSVRTGKREGGGLRVVLELNRAIEPRHFTLTPNDQYGHRLVVDLEYPGESAVENPIDPIEAMIREQEIQAQRASTQAQLPGSVEPPRNEAPAAVQEAKPHPRRDIIIAVDAGHGGEDPGAIGPSGTREKDVVLEIARRLASEVNGTEGFKAVLVRDGDYYLGLRQRTALAREQKADFFVSVHADAFTSPRPQGSSVYALSQRGATSETAQWLADSENRSDLIGGVDGSLSLRDKDQVLRGVLLDLTMTATLNDSLSIGGQVLEQLGRVNRLHKSRVEQAGFMVLKSPDIPSLLIEVGFISNPDEERRLRDPVHQGGLSQAIFSGLREHFQRYPPPASLLAWQRDNQRSPAGNEYRIQSGDTLSAIAVRHGVPVNQLKQANDINGDVIRVGQVLQIPRS; encoded by the coding sequence ATGGAAATGAAGGCCGCGGCGGCTCGTGTATTGCGTTTATTAGCCGTTAGTTTTTTTGCCCTTGTGGCGGTTGATGTGCAAGCGTCGAGCGTAGAAAGCATGCGCTTGTGGGCGGCGCCTGATCATGCGCGTCTGGTATTTGACCTGTCTGCGGCCACCAACGCCAATGTGTTTTCGTTGCAGAATCCTGCGCGTTTAGTGATTGATTTAGACGATACGCAAATGGACACCGACCCGAGCACGTTGCCGCTGCATGACAGTGCCATTACCTCAGTGCGAACTGGTAAGCGGGAGGGCGGCGGTTTACGCGTAGTGCTTGAGCTTAATCGAGCTATAGAGCCGCGCCATTTTACCCTGACGCCTAATGATCAGTATGGGCATCGCTTGGTAGTTGATCTCGAGTATCCGGGTGAAAGTGCTGTTGAGAATCCCATTGACCCTATCGAGGCGATGATTCGTGAGCAGGAGATTCAGGCGCAGCGTGCCTCGACGCAAGCTCAACTGCCCGGCAGTGTAGAGCCACCCCGTAATGAAGCGCCGGCGGCCGTGCAGGAAGCCAAGCCGCATCCGCGTAGAGATATTATTATTGCGGTTGATGCTGGGCACGGTGGGGAAGACCCAGGCGCCATTGGGCCTTCAGGCACGCGTGAAAAAGATGTGGTGCTGGAAATCGCCCGCCGTTTAGCCTCGGAGGTTAACGGCACCGAAGGTTTTAAAGCCGTGCTGGTTCGTGATGGCGACTATTATCTGGGGCTTCGTCAACGTACCGCCTTGGCTCGTGAGCAAAAAGCCGACTTTTTTGTCTCGGTGCACGCCGACGCCTTTACTAGCCCTCGCCCTCAAGGCAGCTCGGTTTATGCGCTCTCTCAACGTGGTGCTACCTCGGAAACCGCCCAGTGGCTGGCGGATAGTGAAAACCGTTCCGACTTGATCGGCGGCGTCGATGGTAGCTTGTCGCTGCGAGACAAAGACCAGGTGCTGCGTGGCGTACTTTTAGATCTCACCATGACCGCGACGTTGAATGATTCGCTCTCTATCGGCGGGCAAGTGCTGGAACAATTAGGACGGGTGAATCGGTTGCATAAATCACGAGTGGAACAGGCCGGGTTTATGGTACTGAAGTCTCCTGATATTCCTTCGCTATTGATTGAGGTGGGCTTTATATCCAACCCTGACGAAGAGCGTCGCCTGCGCGATCCGGTTCATCAGGGAGGGCTTTCCCAGGCTATTTTCAGTGGCTTGCGCGAGCACTTCCAGCGTTACCCGCCGCCCGCCAGTTTGCTTGCCTGGCAGCGCGATAATCAACGTAGTCCTGCGGGTAATGAATACCGTATCCAGTCGGGCGATACCCTGTCGGCGATTGCTGTACGTCACGGTGTGCCGGTTAATCAATTGAAGCAGGCCAATGATATTAATGGTGATGTGATACGGGTTGGCCAAGTGTTACAAATTCCCCGTTCATGA
- the mutL gene encoding DNA mismatch repair endonuclease MutL → MTAAAPRIHVLDPRLANQIAAGEVVERPSSVTKELIENAIDAGSQRIEVEIEQGGTRLIKVRDDGIGIGEEDLPLALARHATSKIGSLEDLEGVSSLGFRGEALASISSVSRLELISNAEEDPRHGWRVVAEGRGMDARVTPAPHPRGTSVGVRDLFFNTPARRKFLRTEKTEFAHVEEAFRRQALSRYDIAWVLRHNQKVIHQLPPGHSAAARERRIASLLGKNFIEHARYIEREAGGLRLSGWVGLPTHSRSQADQQYFFVNGRVVRDRLVAHAVRQAYRDVLFNGRHPVFVLYLELDPDVVDVNVHPTKHEVRFRDGRMVHDFLYSSLHHCLASSKPAESGDENSDEEANGVVASQQLERGQPPQVGAGVGENVEQPRWQQQGIALTHSPDRHPGAERVRRFMQGYQALHPNHEETLLTPQVGVASEGEYEVREAPLAMPDNDPTVAPPLGFALGQLHGIYILAQNDQGLVVVDMHAAHERIVYERMKTQLAAAKGLDAQPLLVPVSIAASRAEVATAESEQAAIAKLGIELDVAGPETLLVRQLPALLSQADPEALVRQMLEELARYGRTHQVEARLHELLSTMACHGSVRANRRLTIEEMNALLRDMERTERSDQCNHGRPTWTQMGLKALDRLFLRGQ, encoded by the coding sequence ATGACCGCAGCTGCGCCGCGAATTCATGTGCTCGACCCACGGTTGGCCAATCAGATTGCCGCTGGCGAGGTGGTTGAGCGCCCCTCGTCGGTGACAAAAGAGCTGATTGAAAACGCCATTGATGCGGGTAGCCAGCGCATTGAAGTAGAAATTGAGCAGGGCGGAACGCGGCTTATTAAGGTGCGTGATGATGGCATTGGTATCGGCGAAGAGGATTTGCCGCTAGCTCTGGCGCGTCATGCCACCAGTAAGATTGGCAGCCTCGAAGACCTGGAAGGCGTTAGCTCGTTAGGTTTCAGGGGGGAGGCGCTGGCCTCGATCAGCTCTGTTTCCCGGCTTGAACTGATCTCCAACGCTGAGGAAGACCCTCGTCATGGCTGGCGGGTGGTCGCGGAAGGGCGAGGAATGGATGCACGAGTGACGCCCGCACCGCACCCCCGGGGCACTAGCGTTGGCGTTCGCGATCTGTTTTTTAACACCCCCGCTCGACGCAAGTTTCTACGTACCGAAAAGACCGAATTCGCGCATGTTGAAGAGGCGTTTCGCCGCCAGGCGCTATCGCGCTACGACATCGCCTGGGTATTGCGCCACAACCAAAAAGTGATTCATCAACTTCCTCCTGGACACTCGGCGGCAGCTCGCGAGCGGCGAATTGCCTCGCTGCTAGGTAAAAACTTTATTGAGCACGCCCGCTATATCGAACGCGAAGCGGGTGGTTTGCGACTAAGTGGTTGGGTGGGGCTGCCGACTCACTCCCGCTCTCAGGCTGATCAACAATACTTTTTCGTTAATGGCCGAGTGGTGCGTGACCGCTTGGTGGCCCATGCGGTGCGTCAGGCGTATCGCGATGTGCTGTTTAACGGACGGCATCCGGTGTTTGTGCTCTATCTGGAGCTTGATCCGGATGTAGTGGACGTCAATGTTCACCCTACCAAGCATGAAGTCCGTTTTCGCGACGGCCGTATGGTGCACGATTTTCTGTACTCCAGCCTGCATCACTGCTTGGCGTCCTCTAAGCCTGCAGAAAGCGGTGACGAAAATAGCGACGAAGAGGCGAATGGTGTCGTTGCTTCTCAGCAGCTAGAGCGTGGTCAGCCGCCCCAGGTAGGTGCGGGGGTAGGTGAAAACGTCGAGCAGCCTCGCTGGCAGCAGCAGGGCATTGCGCTGACTCACTCTCCGGATCGCCATCCTGGTGCTGAGCGCGTACGCCGCTTTATGCAAGGCTATCAGGCGCTCCACCCCAATCACGAAGAGACACTGTTAACGCCGCAGGTTGGCGTGGCGAGTGAAGGCGAATACGAAGTGCGGGAAGCGCCGCTGGCGATGCCTGATAACGACCCCACAGTGGCGCCGCCGCTTGGGTTTGCGCTGGGGCAGCTGCACGGTATTTATATTCTGGCCCAGAACGATCAGGGTTTGGTGGTGGTGGATATGCATGCCGCCCATGAGCGAATTGTCTATGAGCGTATGAAAACACAGCTAGCGGCTGCTAAAGGATTAGATGCCCAGCCGCTGCTAGTGCCGGTTTCTATCGCCGCTAGTCGGGCAGAAGTGGCGACGGCTGAGAGTGAGCAAGCGGCTATCGCCAAGCTGGGCATTGAGCTGGATGTTGCCGGACCGGAAACGCTGCTGGTGCGCCAGTTGCCAGCGTTGCTCTCCCAGGCGGACCCTGAGGCTTTAGTGCGACAAATGCTAGAGGAGTTGGCGCGCTATGGGCGCACTCATCAGGTCGAAGCGCGGCTGCATGAGCTACTCTCTACCATGGCGTGCCATGGCAGCGTGCGTGCTAATCGGCGGCTTACGATCGAAGAAATGAACGCGCTGCTGCGCGACATGGAGCGCACTGAGCGCAGTGATCAGTGCAATCATGGCCGACCCACCTGGACGCAGATGGGTCTAAAAGCGCTTGATCGGCTGTTCTTAAGAGGCCAATAG